In Leptospira perdikensis, a single genomic region encodes these proteins:
- a CDS encoding Ppx/GppA phosphatase family protein, producing the protein MLPFSQILRKPNSAFRSEKILAAIDLGTNSFHIVVVKLRPDGTLEYLTKEKESVRLGSGSSDYAVIQDDAMERGLACLKRFRTLADSYQAEIRAVATSALREAENRQVFLDRAEKEIGIQIQVVSGNEEARLIYMGILQGLPVFDKRILLIDIGGGSTELLVGEKGEILFSTSLKLGAIRLTEKYLKKDPISPTDIQKCRIHIESVLSAFLPQIETWKPFMVVGSSGTISSVTSIVLEKKMEKRDRLNGTEITIDQFKEARKQVLDADSLKKRLKIPGLDAKRGDIIVGGVLVLDEVLQRIKAPSFTVSDFALREGIVYDTIESWYRHTDSSLPPLDNIREKAIKTVANLYPQGKGHAEAVVKITLQMFDDLKDLHGLGNLERDYLETACYLHQVGLCISHHNYHKHSYYIIRNSEAMVGFSNAEIEIIALLARYHRKGGPKGKHEEFKALRTEDQILVKKLAAFLRIGDGLDRSEKSIIQRLDAVYERGKVFCRLYHKKGTDPNLELWSVSEKKDLFEDTFNTKIEFQVSLI; encoded by the coding sequence ATGCTTCCTTTCTCACAAATCTTAAGAAAACCCAATTCCGCATTTCGCTCGGAAAAGATACTCGCTGCCATTGATTTGGGCACAAATTCTTTCCACATCGTTGTCGTAAAACTAAGACCGGATGGTACGCTTGAATATCTGACCAAAGAAAAGGAATCGGTAAGACTCGGGAGCGGTAGCAGTGATTATGCGGTCATCCAGGACGATGCCATGGAGAGGGGACTTGCTTGTCTCAAACGGTTTCGTACCCTTGCTGATTCCTATCAGGCAGAAATTCGAGCTGTTGCCACAAGTGCACTCAGAGAAGCAGAAAACCGCCAAGTGTTTCTCGACCGAGCCGAGAAGGAAATAGGAATCCAAATCCAAGTAGTTTCCGGAAATGAGGAAGCAAGGCTGATTTATATGGGGATTTTACAAGGCCTTCCCGTTTTTGATAAACGAATTTTACTCATTGATATCGGAGGAGGGAGTACAGAACTACTTGTGGGTGAAAAGGGGGAGATTCTTTTTTCTACCAGTTTGAAACTTGGGGCCATTCGATTGACGGAAAAGTATTTAAAGAAAGATCCCATAAGTCCTACCGACATCCAGAAATGCCGGATTCATATTGAATCGGTTCTATCAGCATTTTTGCCTCAGATTGAAACTTGGAAACCCTTTATGGTTGTGGGAAGTTCTGGTACAATCTCCTCTGTGACCTCCATTGTTTTGGAAAAAAAGATGGAAAAAAGGGACAGATTGAACGGAACAGAAATCACAATTGATCAGTTTAAAGAAGCAAGAAAACAAGTGTTAGATGCTGATAGTTTAAAAAAAAGGTTAAAAATCCCAGGACTTGATGCCAAAAGGGGGGATATCATTGTCGGTGGAGTTTTGGTTTTGGATGAAGTATTACAAAGAATCAAAGCTCCTTCTTTTACTGTAAGTGATTTTGCTCTCCGAGAGGGGATTGTGTATGATACGATCGAGTCTTGGTACAGGCATACCGATAGTTCTCTTCCCCCACTAGACAATATTCGTGAAAAGGCAATCAAAACTGTAGCCAATCTTTATCCCCAAGGAAAAGGGCATGCGGAAGCGGTTGTAAAGATCACCTTGCAGATGTTTGATGATTTGAAGGATTTACATGGTCTTGGTAATCTAGAGCGAGACTATTTGGAGACTGCTTGTTATTTACACCAAGTGGGTCTTTGTATTTCCCACCACAACTATCACAAACATAGTTATTATATCATCCGAAACTCAGAGGCTATGGTGGGGTTTTCTAATGCAGAAATTGAGATCATTGCTCTTCTTGCCCGTTATCATAGAAAGGGTGGACCCAAAGGGAAACACGAAGAGTTTAAGGCTTTACGAACAGAAGATCAAATCCTTGTAAAAAAGTTAGCTGCGTTTTTAAGAATTGGAGATGGACTCGACCGTTCGGAAAAATCCATTATCCAAAGGCTTGACGCTGTGTACGAAAGAGGAAAGGTTTTTTGTAGATTGTATCACAAAAAGGGGACCGATCCCAATTTAGAATTATGGTCTGTATCCGAAAAAAAAGATCTATTTGAAGATACTTTTAATACTAAAATTGAATTCCAGGTGAGTTTGATATGA
- a CDS encoding SpoIIE family protein phosphatase — MKRNVFIIFLFLLITNSIFSLPIDLTKNWLVTQGFVLKDSKDFSKWKSLDTLPLSTIVSSFDWEPNQLRKITMLKSILLSPTDFKKTEDDAFSLHIPYISNCFEIYLNDTLISSGGIIKNDVIVTSGYKRHIIIRLNRNLLKVGQNQIRILVAAEDGEELNVYKLFNDFPANIDLASEHLNIVDEYETYMLLFLYFFVGIYHGLFYWKRKQESYNLYYALFSIFLAIYMIFRSQGIYRFGLDPFTQSRIEYFIVFLTPVWLLIFADLFFRSRISLPSRVYFYFSLFLSIIQIFVSRSVSVILLRVWQFSVLLFAVMLLYLTISAVRKNNKDAKRLLIGLIFLLSTGTWDVLGATGLLPIQNLNLLRFGFLTFVLGIAVVLANRFLRVHRQVEELNLSLEKKVEERTNELQNTLTKVQELKVQQDGDYFLTSLLLDPLSKGKAESSNVLIHSYVKQKKEFEFKGKKREIGGDIIISDSITLNGKTYLVFINGDAMGKSIQGAGGALVLGVVFLSFIKRTQMILEGQKKSPERWIKECFYELQTIFESFDGSMLVSVVLGLIEEDTGVLYYLNAEHPWTVLYRDGGASFIEEELELRKIGTKGMDGDVRVRIFPLEKGDVIFIGSDGRDDLVLLDSVDGIRQINEDETKFLLVVEKSRGDLNLIVENLLEIGSLSDDLTLLRLEWLSSSKRVSRESLFDSSTDSYVYGKVKDLLEKGNAEEAFQTIESLLSNGTLNDDVRINLIREKSRISLLLKRYDVAVETLESVFPYFVTDNEILLQLSFAYRKSKNIKKAIDLAESLRARDPKHIRNLINLVECYRLSRKSERAKKIFDKLLALAPEHPQVLKLKEMIDQEILI, encoded by the coding sequence ATGAAACGAAATGTATTCATAATTTTTTTATTTTTGCTGATTACGAACTCAATCTTTTCTTTGCCGATTGATTTAACAAAGAACTGGTTGGTGACTCAAGGATTTGTATTAAAAGATTCTAAAGATTTTTCTAAATGGAAATCTTTAGACACACTTCCGTTATCAACTATTGTTTCCAGTTTTGATTGGGAACCAAATCAACTTCGTAAGATAACAATGCTCAAATCAATTTTGTTGTCACCTACGGATTTTAAAAAAACGGAGGATGATGCATTTAGTTTGCATATTCCTTATATATCAAATTGTTTTGAAATTTATTTGAATGATACTTTGATTTCTTCGGGTGGTATCATTAAAAACGACGTTATCGTAACCAGTGGTTATAAAAGGCATATCATCATTCGGCTAAATCGAAACTTACTAAAAGTTGGACAAAACCAAATTCGAATTTTGGTAGCTGCTGAAGATGGCGAAGAGCTGAATGTATACAAACTATTTAATGATTTTCCTGCAAATATTGATTTAGCATCCGAACATTTGAATATAGTCGATGAATACGAAACCTATATGTTGTTATTTCTATATTTTTTTGTAGGAATTTATCACGGATTATTTTATTGGAAACGTAAACAGGAATCATATAACCTTTATTATGCTCTATTTTCTATATTTTTAGCAATATATATGATTTTCCGATCTCAAGGAATTTATCGTTTTGGTCTGGATCCGTTTACTCAGTCAAGAATTGAATATTTTATAGTATTTTTAACTCCTGTATGGTTGTTGATTTTTGCTGATTTGTTTTTTCGTTCACGTATCAGTTTACCATCTAGGGTCTATTTTTATTTTAGCCTGTTTTTGAGTATCATTCAGATTTTTGTTTCACGTTCTGTTTCTGTGATTCTTCTTCGGGTCTGGCAGTTTTCCGTCCTTCTGTTTGCAGTTATGTTGTTGTATTTAACTATTTCTGCAGTAAGAAAAAACAATAAAGATGCAAAACGGCTTTTGATCGGGTTGATTTTTCTTTTGAGCACAGGGACCTGGGATGTGTTAGGTGCCACTGGATTATTGCCAATCCAGAATTTGAACTTATTACGATTTGGTTTTTTGACCTTTGTTCTAGGGATTGCTGTAGTACTTGCAAATCGTTTTTTGCGTGTCCACAGACAAGTAGAGGAACTCAATTTAAGTTTAGAGAAAAAAGTAGAAGAAAGAACAAACGAATTACAAAATACATTAACCAAAGTACAAGAACTAAAAGTACAACAAGACGGGGATTATTTTCTGACTTCTTTGCTTTTGGATCCGTTGAGTAAAGGGAAAGCAGAATCTTCAAACGTATTAATTCATTCCTATGTGAAACAGAAAAAAGAATTCGAGTTTAAAGGCAAAAAAAGAGAAATCGGTGGAGATATCATTATCAGTGATTCCATTACTTTGAATGGTAAAACCTATTTAGTTTTTATTAATGGGGATGCAATGGGTAAATCCATTCAAGGTGCTGGTGGAGCTCTAGTTTTAGGTGTTGTTTTTTTATCATTTATCAAACGTACTCAAATGATTTTAGAGGGACAAAAAAAATCACCAGAACGTTGGATCAAAGAATGTTTTTATGAACTCCAAACTATATTTGAATCCTTTGACGGATCTATGTTGGTCTCAGTTGTGCTCGGTCTTATCGAAGAAGATACGGGTGTTTTGTATTATCTGAATGCAGAACATCCTTGGACCGTATTGTATCGTGATGGTGGCGCTTCGTTTATTGAGGAAGAATTGGAACTTAGGAAAATTGGTACCAAAGGAATGGATGGGGATGTCCGGGTTCGAATTTTTCCACTTGAGAAAGGTGATGTTATTTTTATTGGATCTGATGGGCGTGATGATTTAGTTTTGTTGGATTCAGTAGATGGAATTCGACAAATCAATGAAGATGAAACAAAGTTCCTCTTAGTTGTTGAAAAGTCGAGAGGTGATTTAAATTTGATCGTCGAAAATTTATTGGAGATCGGTTCATTGTCAGATGATCTCACTTTACTTCGATTAGAGTGGTTAAGTTCTTCTAAACGTGTTTCTCGTGAGTCACTTTTTGATTCATCTACTGATAGTTATGTGTATGGTAAAGTTAAGGATCTTCTCGAAAAAGGCAACGCTGAGGAAGCATTTCAAACAATAGAATCGTTACTTTCCAATGGAACATTGAATGACGATGTTCGTATCAATTTAATTAGAGAAAAATCTAGAATCTCTTTATTGCTGAAAAGATATGATGTGGCTGTGGAAACTTTAGAATCCGTTTTTCCATATTTTGTCACCGATAACGAAATCCTCCTTCAATTAAGTTTTGCTTACCGTAAATCCAAAAACATAAAAAAGGCAATTGACCTTGCTGAGAGTTTGCGAGCCAGGGATCCAAAACATATTAGAAACCTGATCAATTTGGTCGAATGTTATAGGCTTTCTCGAAAATCAGAAAGGGCAAAAAAGATTTTTGACAAGTTACTCGCTTTGGCCCCTGAACATCCACAAGTCCTCAAACTAAAGGAAATGATAGACCAAGAAATTCTTATTTAA
- a CDS encoding MFS transporter, which yields MDFKFSAYHIFVVGILAFLQFTVVLDFMILSPLGVLVMKELQISTQQFGFVVSAYAFSAGISGIFAAGFADRFDRKKMLLFFYIGFVFATFLCGIATSYFFLLGARILTGVFAGVLSSISFAIVADLFPLQVRGRVMGFIMTAFAASQVFGLPIGIFISNLWGWQSPFLMIAGISGLVGFVIFFYLKPVTTHLDNKIERHAFLHLVKTLAEPKYFPAFIATTLLATGGFMLMPFGSAFSVHNLGVRLEDLPLVYMITGVVSIFGGPIMGRLSDWIGKYKMFVIASALAAIVIIYYTKMQITPLPIVIFVNSILFVFVSARMISANALTSAVPDLHDRGAFMAISSSVQQISGGIAASVAGLIVVQTSSGYMERYDILGYVVAAAILITVALMYNVNKIVLSKHGK from the coding sequence ATGGATTTTAAATTCTCCGCGTATCATATTTTTGTAGTAGGTATCCTTGCTTTTTTGCAATTCACCGTAGTTCTTGATTTTATGATTCTTTCTCCGCTCGGAGTTTTGGTCATGAAAGAACTACAAATTTCAACCCAACAGTTTGGATTTGTTGTTTCGGCTTATGCATTCAGTGCGGGGATTTCCGGAATATTTGCGGCTGGTTTTGCTGATCGTTTCGACCGTAAAAAGATGTTATTGTTTTTTTACATCGGATTTGTGTTCGCTACCTTTCTATGTGGAATCGCAACCAGTTATTTCTTTTTGTTAGGGGCACGTATCTTAACTGGTGTATTCGCGGGAGTTCTTTCTTCCATATCTTTTGCCATAGTTGCCGATCTGTTTCCTTTGCAAGTGAGAGGAAGGGTGATGGGATTTATTATGACTGCCTTTGCAGCAAGCCAAGTTTTTGGACTTCCGATTGGTATTTTTATCTCCAATTTGTGGGGATGGCAGTCTCCTTTTCTGATGATTGCCGGGATCAGCGGACTGGTCGGTTTTGTGATTTTCTTTTATTTAAAACCTGTGACAACTCATCTTGATAATAAAATTGAAAGACATGCGTTTTTACATTTAGTAAAAACACTTGCAGAACCCAAATACTTTCCCGCTTTTATTGCAACTACCTTACTTGCTACCGGCGGGTTTATGCTTATGCCTTTTGGTTCTGCATTCTCGGTTCATAATCTTGGGGTGAGATTAGAAGACTTACCACTGGTTTATATGATCACTGGAGTTGTATCCATATTTGGTGGACCAATCATGGGTAGGTTAAGTGACTGGATTGGTAAATATAAGATGTTTGTGATTGCTTCAGCTCTCGCCGCCATAGTCATTATTTACTATACAAAAATGCAAATCACACCACTCCCTATTGTCATTTTTGTTAACTCTATACTTTTTGTATTTGTTTCTGCACGTATGATTTCTGCTAATGCATTGACCTCTGCTGTTCCCGATTTACATGACCGAGGTGCTTTTATGGCCATTAGTTCTTCTGTCCAACAAATCTCCGGTGGAATTGCAGCTTCTGTTGCTGGCCTTATTGTTGTACAAACTTCCAGTGGTTATATGGAGCGGTATGATATATTAGGTTATGTTGTTGCTGCTGCGATTTTAATTACTGTAGCTTTAATGTACAATGTGAACAAAATTGTTCTGAGTAAACATGGGAAATAA
- a CDS encoding leucyl aminopeptidase yields MKIEVSPLQIQIGSPKSGSYYKLIPIFQEDVKEELGKKFSVQIETKVFSGELGKEFRDESEQIIYLGLGEKEKLNFRKFISHFFKYGEKILGYDGMGLEIIISKSLSKKFSADRIAYQIANTLYIGSYPISVLQTKKKEKKKLGAVYLKFEDKSATSLAESGLSKSKVVAKHVNGARHIAHLPANYFTPDDFVSRSKEIAKEYKLSVKVWDEPQLKKEGLGGILAVARGSELQGKMVILEYKPTKAKKKFAIVGKGLTFDTGGISLKPPGEMHEMKYDMCGAAATIHAIGAIAALELPIHIIAAIGVAENMPDGKAIKPGDVYTAYNGTTVEVQNTDAEGRLVLGDVLSYVSKNYKPDYMVDLATLTGAVIIALGHEAAAILTNSDPLREALFKASETSDDRVWELPLWEEYGEDLKSDIADLKNITGGGKGAGTISAGIFLSKFVDESINWAHIDIAGAAWRKKKSGTQFSGPTGYGVRLLVDLANELSKK; encoded by the coding sequence ATGAAAATAGAAGTCTCTCCACTACAAATTCAAATCGGTTCACCCAAATCCGGCTCTTATTACAAACTCATCCCCATCTTTCAAGAAGATGTGAAAGAAGAACTTGGAAAAAAATTTTCCGTTCAGATAGAAACCAAAGTATTCTCAGGAGAACTTGGAAAAGAGTTTCGGGATGAATCCGAACAAATCATTTATCTCGGATTAGGTGAAAAAGAAAAATTAAACTTCAGAAAGTTCATTTCCCATTTTTTTAAATACGGAGAAAAAATTCTCGGTTATGATGGAATGGGTCTTGAGATCATTATCTCCAAATCACTTTCCAAAAAGTTCTCAGCAGACCGAATCGCTTACCAAATTGCTAATACACTTTATATCGGAAGTTATCCCATTTCCGTTTTACAAACAAAGAAAAAAGAAAAAAAGAAATTAGGTGCGGTATATCTAAAGTTCGAAGATAAATCAGCAACTAGTTTAGCAGAATCCGGTCTTTCTAAAAGTAAAGTTGTCGCCAAACACGTCAACGGTGCACGTCACATCGCTCATCTACCGGCAAACTATTTCACGCCGGATGACTTTGTTTCTCGTTCCAAAGAAATCGCCAAAGAATACAAACTATCTGTAAAAGTTTGGGATGAACCTCAATTGAAAAAAGAAGGACTTGGTGGTATCCTTGCAGTTGCGCGTGGGTCAGAACTTCAAGGAAAGATGGTCATTCTAGAATATAAACCGACAAAAGCCAAAAAGAAATTTGCGATTGTAGGTAAAGGATTAACCTTTGATACGGGGGGAATTTCACTCAAACCACCGGGTGAGATGCACGAAATGAAGTACGATATGTGTGGAGCCGCGGCCACCATACACGCGATTGGCGCTATTGCTGCACTTGAACTTCCTATCCACATTATTGCAGCCATTGGTGTAGCTGAAAATATGCCAGATGGTAAGGCCATCAAACCGGGTGATGTTTATACGGCATATAATGGAACGACTGTAGAAGTACAAAACACAGATGCAGAAGGAAGACTTGTATTAGGTGATGTTTTATCTTACGTTTCCAAAAACTACAAACCAGACTATATGGTGGATTTAGCAACACTCACAGGAGCCGTAATCATTGCGCTTGGCCATGAAGCAGCGGCCATTCTCACCAATTCAGATCCACTGCGTGAAGCCCTATTCAAAGCATCCGAAACATCGGATGACAGGGTTTGGGAACTTCCTCTTTGGGAAGAATACGGCGAAGATTTGAAATCGGACATTGCCGATCTCAAAAATATCACTGGTGGTGGTAAAGGTGCGGGGACAATTTCTGCAGGAATTTTTCTGTCTAAGTTTGTGGATGAGTCCATTAACTGGGCGCATATTGACATCGCAGGTGCCGCATGGAGGAAGAAAAAATCAGGAACCCAATTTAGTGGGCCTACTGGCTACGGAGTGCGTTTGTTAGTTGATTTGGCAAACGAACTTTCTAAAAAATAA
- the bcp gene encoding thioredoxin-dependent thiol peroxidase — translation MLEVGKKAPNFTSINQNGEKVKLADLTGKNGIVVYFYPRDMTPGCTTEACDFRDNFARLKKFGYNVIGISKDNPKSHTKFIEKQEINFDLISDESGEICEAYGVWREKVFMGRRGMGIVRSTFLLDNSLKIKKIYDSVKVKGHVEEIIKDIQEIQGK, via the coding sequence ATGTTGGAAGTAGGCAAAAAAGCCCCCAATTTTACAAGTATCAATCAAAACGGCGAAAAAGTAAAACTAGCAGATCTAACAGGAAAAAATGGAATCGTTGTCTATTTTTATCCGAGAGACATGACACCAGGATGTACAACAGAGGCTTGTGACTTTCGAGACAATTTCGCACGACTCAAAAAATTCGGATACAATGTGATCGGAATTTCCAAAGACAATCCAAAATCTCACACTAAATTCATCGAAAAACAAGAAATCAATTTTGATCTTATCTCTGACGAATCGGGAGAAATCTGCGAGGCTTACGGGGTATGGAGAGAAAAAGTATTTATGGGAAGACGAGGAATGGGAATTGTAAGGTCTACCTTCCTTTTAGACAACTCCCTCAAAATCAAAAAAATCTATGACAGCGTGAAGGTAAAAGGACACGTTGAAGAAATCATCAAAGACATTCAGGAAATCCAAGGGAAATGA
- a CDS encoding potassium/proton antiporter, whose product MIDSFTLQALVISTLILFSILSSKLFFRFGFPILLIFLTFGMLAGADGPGRIDFSDYGLAQSIGIFALIYILFLGGLESEWDSLKNFLAVGIRLSIIGTILTALILGVVIHYLFPVLGFMESFLLGSIVSATDAASVFNIFKTDSTDLPVHLKKIIEFESGSNDAVGVLLTTIFMNLISADASFNGFQFFRFFVMQVLVGVMMGYSLGILILYLMNSVKLGYDGLYLVFITASVPFIYAVTTVFQGNGFLAVYIAGIIVGRNKFIHKKSIFRFLNGYVWILQIGMFLCFGLLVYPTRMANIWVPGLLIGVLLILFARPVAVFISLIRVKLPVREKLFISWVGLRGASPIILATFPIAQGLVWGDLLFHIVFFVVLVSLLVQGSLIPRVAQWLGILKKDPDRKIYHPTDFDNIEFPGMTLQELIVPYNSSVVDKALFEIKLPEQSHILLIARGEQFLIPSGNTQVRGGDVIWVLAKDDVMPIIGRTFMAIS is encoded by the coding sequence ATGATAGATAGTTTTACCTTACAAGCTCTTGTTATCTCCACGCTCATATTATTTTCCATTTTATCGAGTAAACTATTCTTTCGTTTTGGATTCCCTATACTTCTCATTTTCTTAACCTTTGGTATGTTAGCTGGCGCTGATGGCCCAGGTCGAATCGATTTTAGTGATTATGGTCTAGCACAGTCGATAGGTATTTTTGCTTTAATTTATATTCTGTTTTTAGGTGGACTTGAAAGTGAGTGGGATAGTTTAAAAAACTTCCTCGCCGTTGGGATTCGTTTGTCAATCATTGGAACGATTCTTACTGCCCTCATTTTGGGTGTAGTCATTCATTATTTATTTCCTGTGCTTGGGTTTATGGAATCTTTTTTGTTAGGGTCTATTGTCAGTGCGACAGACGCGGCCTCTGTATTTAATATTTTCAAAACGGATTCAACAGACCTTCCCGTCCATTTAAAGAAAATCATCGAATTTGAATCTGGTTCGAATGATGCGGTGGGTGTTCTTCTCACCACTATCTTTATGAATCTCATCAGCGCGGATGCAAGTTTCAATGGGTTTCAATTCTTTCGATTCTTTGTGATGCAAGTTCTTGTGGGAGTGATGATGGGATATAGTTTAGGTATCCTCATTCTTTATTTGATGAACTCCGTGAAACTGGGATACGACGGTCTTTATTTAGTTTTTATTACGGCATCAGTTCCTTTCATTTATGCGGTGACTACTGTTTTTCAAGGGAATGGGTTTTTGGCGGTTTACATTGCTGGTATTATTGTTGGTCGAAATAAATTCATTCACAAGAAGTCCATCTTTCGATTCTTAAATGGATATGTTTGGATTTTACAAATTGGAATGTTCCTTTGTTTCGGACTATTGGTGTATCCCACTCGTATGGCCAATATTTGGGTACCGGGGCTTCTTATTGGGGTATTGTTGATTCTTTTTGCAAGACCTGTGGCGGTTTTTATTTCTCTCATTCGAGTGAAGTTACCTGTGAGAGAAAAATTATTTATTTCGTGGGTGGGTCTCCGTGGTGCATCACCAATCATTCTTGCTACTTTTCCTATAGCACAAGGCCTTGTTTGGGGTGACTTACTCTTTCATATTGTTTTCTTTGTGGTTCTTGTTTCCCTTCTTGTCCAAGGTTCTCTCATCCCTCGGGTGGCGCAGTGGTTAGGAATTTTAAAAAAGGATCCGGATCGTAAAATTTATCACCCTACTGACTTCGATAACATTGAGTTTCCAGGTATGACTTTACAAGAGTTGATTGTGCCGTATAACTCTAGTGTGGTGGATAAAGCCTTGTTTGAAATCAAACTTCCTGAACAGTCACATATCCTACTCATTGCCCGGGGGGAACAATTTTTGATTCCATCAGGGAATACACAAGTAAGAGGTGGGGATGTGATTTGGGTTTTGGCGAAAGACGATGTTATGCCGATCATTGGCCGAACGTTTATGGCCATTTCCTAG
- a CDS encoding APC family permease, whose amino-acid sequence MELKRSLNTFDSISVLFSSMVGSGIFFTSGYLIKETGNLWIVLLCWLVGGLLALSGSITYAYAARLLPFAGGDYVYLKVAYSPAIAFMSGWSSLLTNFSACVSVLALAFGKYVQILFPGLPVWESPTFTLLGLDLQISSITFIGVLPIVFFSGLNYFGIKSAVRVQNVFAVLKITGLLLFLALGFTIGNTNWSYLWNSPFPNITELSFYSKILIGIVPVSFSYLGWNMITYIAEEVKNPEKTIVRSAISACFLVAGLYFVINLLFVISAPIEDLAGQDGIGAIAFQKLFGENYSILTTSFIAWVILGSMSAILIGGSRVYFAMARDGVFIPSFSKIHPKWHSPYVSIFFQAFVAILFLFVKEIEALLYMITCSILILSCLTAATPFRFERMGMKSDYKIPFYPLPIILYILANVAVMTILFIEKPVTAGWGLMITLIALPVYYGFRLDKRMAKVKK is encoded by the coding sequence TTGGAATTAAAACGTTCCCTCAATACTTTTGATTCCATATCCGTCCTATTCTCCTCCATGGTGGGATCGGGAATTTTTTTCACCTCTGGTTATTTGATCAAAGAAACGGGAAATCTTTGGATTGTCCTACTTTGTTGGCTTGTCGGCGGACTCCTCGCTCTTTCTGGTTCTATTACTTATGCGTATGCCGCACGCCTTCTTCCCTTTGCCGGGGGAGATTATGTTTATCTAAAAGTTGCTTACTCACCTGCCATTGCTTTTATGAGTGGTTGGTCATCACTACTCACAAATTTTTCTGCCTGTGTTTCTGTACTCGCACTTGCTTTTGGTAAGTACGTACAAATTTTATTTCCAGGACTTCCAGTTTGGGAATCTCCTACATTCACCTTACTCGGGTTAGATTTACAAATTAGCTCCATCACCTTTATTGGAGTTTTGCCCATTGTATTTTTTAGTGGTCTCAATTACTTTGGGATTAAGTCTGCGGTCCGAGTACAAAATGTATTTGCTGTTCTAAAAATCACAGGGCTCCTTCTCTTTTTGGCATTGGGTTTTACTATCGGAAATACTAACTGGTCCTATTTATGGAACTCTCCTTTTCCAAATATTACCGAACTTTCTTTTTATTCTAAGATTTTGATTGGGATTGTTCCGGTTTCCTTTTCCTATTTAGGTTGGAATATGATTACTTATATTGCAGAAGAAGTAAAGAACCCCGAGAAAACGATTGTTCGTTCGGCCATCTCGGCTTGTTTTCTTGTCGCAGGTTTGTATTTTGTCATCAACTTACTTTTTGTGATTTCTGCTCCTATTGAAGATCTGGCAGGCCAAGATGGAATTGGGGCCATCGCCTTTCAAAAGTTATTTGGAGAGAACTATTCTATCCTTACTACTAGTTTCATTGCTTGGGTGATATTAGGATCAATGTCGGCGATTCTGATTGGAGGAAGCCGGGTGTATTTTGCGATGGCCAGAGACGGCGTGTTTATACCATCTTTTTCCAAAATCCATCCCAAATGGCATAGTCCTTATGTTTCTATCTTCTTTCAGGCTTTTGTGGCCATCCTCTTTTTGTTTGTAAAAGAAATTGAAGCCCTTCTCTATATGATCACTTGTTCCATCCTTATTCTTTCCTGCCTAACGGCCGCTACACCCTTTCGATTTGAAAGGATGGGAATGAAATCAGATTACAAAATTCCTTTTTATCCTTTACCTATCATACTTTATATTTTAGCAAATGTGGCAGTGATGACGATCCTCTTTATTGAAAAACCGGTAACCGCAGGATGGGGACTTATGATCACACTCATTGCCCTGCCTGTATATTACGGATTCCGGTTGGATAAAAGAATGGCCAAAGTGAAAAAATAA
- a CDS encoding LIC10415 family protein, giving the protein MDVRLNRLLNSAEKLVQDKKDTKDVTSGKTGSTVQKSDEKSDFVVSLPVQYHNIQSRLTELQKQLSKEQSRIGLLEDSTQEEDKLKELLFEGEPLFPELGDSKITKPEILENSKGNISNLLAELKKKEVEGENIFSLGMMLSPEEFKGKIGTVSTASMKPISETMVKRLLGG; this is encoded by the coding sequence ATGGATGTTCGTCTCAATCGTCTCCTCAACTCAGCAGAAAAATTAGTCCAGGACAAAAAAGACACTAAAGATGTCACTTCTGGAAAGACAGGATCCACCGTACAAAAGTCAGATGAAAAATCCGACTTCGTTGTCAGCCTTCCTGTTCAATATCACAATATCCAATCACGGCTCACGGAACTGCAAAAACAACTTTCTAAGGAACAATCTCGGATTGGTCTTTTGGAAGATTCCACACAAGAAGAAGACAAACTCAAAGAACTTCTTTTTGAAGGTGAACCACTATTCCCAGAGTTAGGCGATAGTAAGATAACCAAACCTGAAATTTTAGAAAATAGCAAAGGGAATATCTCAAACCTACTTGCAGAACTCAAAAAAAAAGAAGTGGAAGGAGAAAACATCTTTTCTCTTGGAATGATGTTAAGTCCCGAAGAATTCAAAGGTAAAATTGGAACTGTATCAACTGCTTCCATGAAACCAATTTCTGAAACTATGGTAAAAAGACTCCTCGGCGGTTAA